CAGTATTCGATGTCGGCAATGTCGAAACTGTCAGGCTGGGTGGCGGCGCGTTGGGTGACGGCATCACTGTCGAGTGCGGTCATCTCGAGCGTGAAGCCAAGGTCTTCCTTCACCTTCTGAGCGACTTCATTGAGGTTCGAGACACCGGTGCCGAACTGGCGCAGGGTCACATCCTTGATGTTCTGTGCCCAGATGGTCGGAAAACCGGTGATTGCGCCGGAGCCCATGGCTGCGCCGGTGACGGCAGCGCCGCCCTTGAGTAGAGTCCGACGGCTGAGGCCGCTCTTGGTCTGCGTGTTTGTCATCTGTCCTGCTCCTGTTCCCCTCTGGAGGTATGACTGGCTGCGGGTGCAGCCGTTTAGGGCAGCTGTCAGGCTGCCAGCTCGTGCGCGTCTTCCGGTTTCCAGCTGAGGAAAACGGTCGCTCCGATTTCGATTGGATCTTCGAAGAAAGTCTGGTCCGACAGCGCTGCCGTCAGATCTCCGGCGCCGCCTGCATCCAGGGCAAGGTTGACGGTGGCTCCCAGATATTCGACGTCCCGAACACTTGCGGTCAGCAAAGCCTTGGTGTCGGCGTCCGCCTTTTTCACCGTCAGCCGGTCGGCGCGCAGCGCAACAGCGGTTCCCTGTTGCTGCAAGACGTTGTGACCGCCGATAAAGCGGGCGACGAATTCCGTTGCCGGTGCATTGAAGATGTCGCGCGGGCTGCCGGATTGCTCGATCCGTCCATCGTTCATCACGATGATGTCGTCCGCCAGGGCCAACGCCTCTTCCTGGCTATGGGTGACGTGAACAAAGGAAATGCCGAGTTCCCGCTGCAGTTTTTTCAGTTCAAGTCGCATCTTGATGCGCAAGAACGGGTCAAGGGCCGACAGCGGTTCATCCAGCAGAAGGACGGAAGGTTCCGTTATGAGGGCACGGGCCAGGGCGACACGTTGCTGCTGACCGCCCGACAACTGACCCGGCAGGCGTTCGCCGAAACTGTCCATGTCGACTAGCTGAAGGAGCTGATGTGCCTTTTTCAGGCGGACAGACTTTGCCACTCCCTTCATCTTCTGGGAGAAGGCCACGTTGTCGAGCACGTTGAGATGCGGGAAGAGCGCGTAGTTCTGAAACATCATTGCCGTTCCCCGCCGCGCCGGCGGCAGGTCGGTGATGTTGGCCCTTCCCATCAGGATGTCGCCGGAGGACACGCTCTCGTGCCCGGCAATCATCCGCAGGGTCGAGGACTTTCCGCAGCCGGACGGGCCCAGGAGGCAGGAATAGGTCCCGGCGACAAACTTGTGATCGATCGCGTCGACGGCGATCGTGTCACCATATGTCTTGGTGGCCGCAACAAGTTCCAGGTCCATGGACTTGACCATCTCCGGAGATCTCCTTCAACAAACTGGGTTTGCATGAAGATCAGCAAGCAGCGTGCCAAGGAGCAAAAGTGGCTGAATTCCGCGGAACCTTGGGAATCGGAGGGGGGAGATGAGCAATTGTATCGGTGAGAGTGCACAATAAAGCAGCAAATAAAATACGCTTTGATTAATTATTGTATACGATTTCAATTGTGGCGTTCACGACCAACGGCTAGAATCCGGACAACGTCGTCCCAATTGGGCATGCCAGGAAAATGACAAGAAGCGTGACAAAAGCAGAGCTCGATCATCGCAGCCGGTTGCATGAGGTTTTCGCCTTGCCCGACGGCCGGGCACTCGACATCTGCCTCAAGCTTCAGGCCGCGATCCTGGAGCACAGGCTGGCGCCCGGGCTGAAGTTGTCGGAGGATGAAGTCGGCGAAATCTACGGTGTCAGCCGCACCGTTGTCAGGGCGGCGCTGCAGGCCCTTGCGCATTCCGGCCTGGTTGCGATCCGGAAGAACCGGGGTGCCTTCATTGCAAAACCGAGCATCCGCGAAGCACATGAAGTCTTTCAGGCGCGTGCCCTGATCGAGCCGGCCGTTGCGCGGCTGGCGGCAGAAGCGATCACGGAAGCGCAGTTGGAAATCCTCAAGCAGCACCTGGATGCCGAGCATGCCGCCTTGCAGGCCGGGGACATGGGCAAAGCCCTGTTTCTGTCCGGAAGTTTTCATACAGAAATCGCGAACATCGCCGACCATCGCATCTATTCGGGCATGGTCCGGTCGCTGATTTCACGTTCCTCGCTGATCATTGCGCTTTACTGGAAACGCTCTGACACGGCCTGCGAAAGTCATTCGCATCATGCCTTGATCGATGCTTTCGAAAAGCGGGACGGCCTGGCTGCCGAAAACATTCAGAAGAGCCATATCATCGATCTTCATTCGGGCCTTGACCTCCGCGAGAAACAGCCTGCAGGCGCATCGCTGAGCGAGGCCTTGAAAGGTTAGGTTCTGTTGACAAAGTTGAATCCCAAATCGGCTGAGCTGTGATTCAAAACTGTCTTTTGGGAGGCAGCCTTGGTGATCATCCCCCTTTGAAGTGGTCCATCGTTATGTTTAGGAAAACGGAGGATCAAAATGGCTACGAAGCGTCACAAGCCAGAAGAAGTTGTCTCGAAGTTGCGGCAGGTTGAAATCCTTGTTGGCCAAGGTATGCCGCATATTGATGCCATTCGGCAGGTTCGTATCACCGAACAGACGTATTACCGGTAGCGAAAGCAGTATGGTGGGATGGGAACCGACCAACTGAAAGGACTCAAACACCTTCAGAAAGAGAACGAGCGGCTGCGCAAGGCAGTGTCTGACCTGACCCTGGACAAGTTGATCTTGTCAGAGGCCGCAAAGGGAAACTTCTGAGCCCCGCCCGTCGTCGAGCCTGCATCAATCATATTCGTCAGCATCTCGGCCTGTCAGAGCGCCGAACCTGTCTTGTTCTGGGTCAGCACCGGTCCACGCAGAGGAAACGTCCAGCAAGGCCTGCTGACGAAGAACGTCTTGTGGCGGATATGATCGCACTCGCCCGTGAGTATGGCCGTTACGGTTACAGGCGTATCGCTGCATTGCTCAGAGATGCTGGTTGGCATGTGAATGACAAGCGTGTTGAACGACTTTGGCGACGAGAGGGGCTGAAAGTGTCAATGAAACAACCGAAAAGAGGACGGCTCTGGCTGAACGACGGATCATTTGCCCGGTTGCGACCAGAGTATCCCAATCATGTCTGGAGCTATGACTTCGTGCACTGTCGAACCAATGAAGGAAAGGCATTCCGGACGCTGAACATCCTGGACGAGTATTCCCGAGAGTGCCTGGCAATCCGGGTGAAGCGAAAGCTGAACTCCACCGACGTGATTGACGTGCTGACGGATCTCTTCATCCTTCAAGGTGTTCCAGCCTACATCAGATCAGACAACGAGCCGGAGTTCATTGCTCAAGCCGTGAGGGACTGGATCAACGCTGTGGGTGCAAAGACCGCATACATCGAACCAGGTTCGCCATGGGAGAACGGATACTGCGAGAGCTTCAACGCCCGCCTCCGAGATGAGCTACTCAATGGGGAAATCTTATGCAGCTTCAAGGAAGCACAAACCCTGATCGAACAATGGAGGAAACATTACAATACCAAACGCCCACACAGCGCCTTGGGCTACCGACCACCGGCACCAGAAACCACCGTCCGGATGGACCAAAGCCCAGTCATGCACTAACAATCAAAGCGGACCACTCAGATGGGGCAGATCATTGGCACGTGTCGATCTGACAGACGCAGAATGGGAATTGATTGAAGCATTGCTTCCCTCAGAGCGGGTTCGGAAATCCCGCCCGGCACTGGATAACCGCCGCTATTTGAATGGCATGTTGCATGAACTGCGCGTTGGCTGCCCCTGGCGCGACATGCACTAGCGCTATGGCAAATGGAACTCGGTCTATGTGCGTTTTCGCCGGTGGGCGGAGCAAGGGGTCTGCGATGGTCTTCTGGAAACGCTGGTAGATCTCGGGCTTACCGATGACTGGCAGCATATGATCGACAGCACGACGGTTCGCGGCCACAGTCAGGCAGCAGGCGCAAAAGGGGGGACACATAAGGAGGCTTTTGGTCGATCACGCGGCGGCATTACGACGAAAACCCATGCCAGATCGGACGGTCAAGGAGGTCCTCTTGGCTGTCCTGACAGGCGGCGAAGCATCCGACTACAGCACCGTTCCAGCCCTCTTGGACATGCCTTGCCGAAAGCCAAGACTGTTCCTGGCTGACAAGGGATACGATGGCGATGCAGTGCGTCAACGTCTGCTGCTCGCAGGGATCTGTCCGATCATTCTGCCGAAGGCAAACCGAAGGTGCAAATTGCTTGCGACTTCCGGGCCTATAAAGACAGGAGCCGGATTGAGCGAATGTTCAACAAGGTCAAACAGTTCCGTAGGATCGCCACCCGATACGAAAAAACAAAGCGTCCTTCGCCGCGTTCCTCAATCTCGCAGCAGCACGCATCTGGTTACGAGACTTTGTCAACAGAACCTAGAAGAAGCACCCCGCTAAGCTTTCTAAAAACAAACCGTTGCCGCGTTTTGCCTTGCTGTTATGCCATCCAAAGATCCTGACATACATGGTCCAGCGATTTGCGCGTGTAAACGACGTTCGTAAAGCCAGATTACCTTGCAGAAAAGTACCATTTACATATGGCCAAACATCCCAAGGTTATTATCGACCAATGAATTGCGCCGGGACGAAGCCAAAGCATGGCGTGTTAGGGCTGATTCGGAGACACGCCGGTAACGGCGTAATAGTCGATATGCGCCGTATCTATTGATTTTCCGGCTAATCACGCATTGCGGGCGACTTATGTCTCGGCAATCAATTGATTGATAATGGGTGTTCAATAATGATGGAGAGCCTACGAGTAATTCTGCTCAAGGCGACACAGGCATTTAAGAGACGGCTGTCAAAAAATGAACGAAGATCAGGCCATGAACAGTGAAACTAGGCTGTCTTTGCACCTAGTTGGAAAGTTGCTTTTTGCGTCGACAACAGTTGTGATTGCGCTTGGTGTCTTCCAGGAAGTTTACACGCGCCACTTCGGGGAGGAGACACTCCTGCGCGGGATGCCCCAGATCGCACTGGACGGGGAACAAAACGTTGGAGCCTGGTATACGTCCTGCCTGATGATTGCCGCTGCGTTCGTGCTGTTTCTGACCGGCCGTGCCGAAAGCGATACGGGTGGACTGCGGAAATCCTTGCCCTGGTATGCGCTTGCCGTGATTTTTGTCGGCATGTCCATCGACGAATCCGCGAGTTTTCACGAGATCCTCGGCCAGCCACTTCGCGACAAGCTCGGGACGGGCGGTTTTCTCTATTATGCCTGGGTCATTCCGGGGGCCATTTTCGCCCTGTCGGTTGCCATTGCCTTCATCCCCTTCCTGTTGTCGCTGCCGCGTCCGGTGGCCGTGCGCTTCGTGGCAGCAGGGGCAATCTTTGTCGGCGGGGCGGTGGGCCTCGAACTGTTCGAGGGCAACCTGGCCGCCAGGGGGGAGGAGGGCTCCCCGCTCTATATGGCCTTCGTGATCATCGAAGAAGGCATGGAGATGACGGGCATTGCCCTGTTCCTGGCAACCGCCATCGGCCATCTGGGAAATATCCATCCCAAATGGCGTCTGACAAACTGAGGAGTGATCTATAGATTCAGTGCCCGCCGGCACCAGCCTTGTCTTTCTTGAACATCGAGGCGACGGGCAGAATGATCTTGGCGGTTACCGGGATCAGTGCCAGGCCAAGTACAAGCCCGAAAACGCCGTCCAATGCGGCTGTTACGGCCCAGGTGACGAAACCTTCAGCCACCTGCAGGGCATGGGCTGCGCCATGGGCGATGTCGTGAATGATGTTGTAGAGCAGCCCGAAACCGAGAATATCGGCACCATGCAAGACGATTGAGCCACCGACCCAAAGCATTGCCGCCGTTCCGACAATCATCAGGATCTTCATGAAGCCGGGCATTGCCTTGACGATGCCAAGCCCGATGGCACGAGTGGCAGAGAAGTGGCCTTCCTTGGACAGATGCAGGCCGAAGTCGTCGGCCTTCACGATCAGGGCGACGGAGCCATAGACCATGACCGTGATGCCGATGGCGACAACGGCCAGTGTCGCCGCTTCCATCCAGATCGAACCGTCCGGGATTTCGGCCAGCGCAATCGTCATGATTTCCGCTGACAAGATAAAGTCGGTCTTGATCGCGCCGGCAACCTTCTCCTTTTCCAGGTGGGTCGGATCGGGCACAAAACCTTCTGGTTCGTCGGCATCGTGATGATGCGGCACGAAGATATGATAGACCTTCTCCGCGCCTTCAAAACACAAATAGGCCCCGCCGATCATCAAAAGCGGCGTGATGATCCAGGGCAGGAAGGAATTCAGGAGAAGGCCGACCGGCAACAGGAACAGCAGCTTGTTCTTGAGAGATCCCTTGGCGATCTTCCAGACGATCGGCAATTCGCGGGCCGGAGAGAACCCGGCGACATATTTCGGGGTCACGGCGGCATCATCGATCACCGCACCGGCGGCCTTGGCGCCGGCCTTGGCGGCCTGTCCGACAACATCGTCCACGGACGCCGCGGCAACCTTGGCGATACCGGCAACATCATCGAGAAGGGCAAGCAATCCGCTCATGTCAGCTCCAAATCGGGTCAACCTTGTCGGCAGACCATAACCTGTTTTCTCTCTTTTGCCGCCTGAGTGTGAATTTTCCACAACACAGGGGCATAGTTACGACTTGTGCGCGGCGGGATTGGCGGGCCAAGCGCGTCTTAAAGGAGCTGTTTCTGCCTGTTTCCAGAAAGAGGGAGTGGCTGGACTTTTACCCGGCCTGCCATAGGTCGAGCGCAACGGCTCAAGTGGGAGAATGCGAAATGACGACAGATCCGAACCGGCGCGGGCCGGTCAGAGCCCTTCTGACGGGGATCGTTGTGACCTGCCTGGCAAGTCCTGTGGCGGCCCATGACGAGCCCATTGGTGATGCCGTAAAGGATCTGCCGCTTTTTGACGCGCACATGCATTACAAGGAACCGGCCTGGGCGCCATATCCCGTCAAAAGTGTGATCGAGTTGATGGACCGGAACGGGGTGGCCATGGCGCTGGTGTCGTCGACGCCCGATGAGGGAACGATCCGCCTCTGGGAACACGCGCCGAACCGCATCGTGCCGGAACTGCGCCCCTATCATGGCGGTTTCGGCTCGGGCAACTGGACCAAGATGGACGGCATGGATGCCTATCTGGAGGGGCGCCTTGCGCAATATCCCCATGAAGGGATCGGCGAATTTCATATTCACCGGCTGGACACGTCAGACGAAGCCCTGTTTCGCAAGATCATCGGGCTGGCCAGGGACCGGGGCATCTATCTTCATGTTCACTCCGGCCCCGAGCCGGTGCGGTGGCTCTATTCATTGGACCCGGACGTCAAGATCATCTGGGCTCATGCGGGGCTGAGCACACCGGCGCCACAGGTCCATGAGCTGATGGCCGCCTATCCAGGCCTTCTGGCGGACACCTCCTTAAGGGAATGGGACATCGCCGGAGACGGCCGGTCGCTGGATCCGGCCTGGGCGGAGATCATTTTCGATTTCCAGGACCGGTTGATGATCGGCAGCGACACCTGGGTCAATGCCCAATGGGATCGCTACGACGAGATCATGGCCTCAAACCGGGCCTGGCTGGCCCTGCTGCCCCGGTCTGTTGCGGAAAAGATTGCATACAAGAACGCCGAACGGGCCTTCGGGCGGACCGTTTCAACGAAGCAGATCGGAACCCGATAGCAGGGCGGCGGTCACTCCTGGTCTTCGTCAATTCGGGTTTCCTCTTCGACTGTAATGACTGCTTGCGTCTCGGAGTGAAGCACATTGCTGTACACCTGCAGCCGCCACAGGTGATACGAGACCCGGTGCAACCAGCGAAGTGCGTACAGCTTGAGCCAGATCGTTTCCGCCGCAAGCGTCTTCGCCGCCGCGCGGGCAATCAGCAGATCGCGCTGGCGTCGTCTCTGGCGCCGCATCAACACCCGCAGCCTGTCCAGGAGCTCTTCGCAGGCGACGGGGTCTGGCGGAGGGGCATCGTGTGCGTTTGATTGTTCGATCGTCCTGCGCAACAAACCGGACAGACGAAGAAGGCGGTGGTCCCTTGAGAGCTCCAGAATACGGTCCTGCTGGCTGCAGCGATAGAGAAGCCGGCCGAGATGGTCGAGGCTGTGATAGAGCGCTCTGACCTGGCGTTCATGCGCCGCGTCCTTCTGAAAAACCGGTATTCTGTCCAGATAGGCACGCGTGTCGGCAATTGCCTTTGCGAGCGCGCCGGGTTCTGTTTCTTCCCGCGGTTCTGCTGCAGAGTTCAGTCTTGTGCGCAGGAGGCCGATGGTTGCGTCCCTGAGGCCGTCAACGGTTTGTCGGACAAGGTCTGTGGCGGTGCGTGGGTCTTCAAGAAGAAGAGGATCCAGCGCGCGTGTCAGCGGAGCTCCCTTCGCCGGGACGATCCATTCAAGCAGGCGGGCGAAGGGACGCGCGAAGGGAAGGATCAGCACCACACCGGTCAGGTTGAAGACGCTGTGAAAGGCGACGAGGGCGATCTGCGGATCCCCACCATCGATCAGGGGCCTGGCAACCACGCTGAACGGGGTCAGCAGGGCGAGCGCCATCAGGCCGGTCATGAGGTTGTAGATCACGTGTGCGAAGCCGGTTCGCTTGGCCATTGTTCCGCCGCCGAGCGTCGCCAGGACGGCGGTGAAGGTCGTGCCGACATCCATGCCGATCACCAGGGCGGCAGCTTGCGGAAAACTGATCGCACCGGCGCCGAGGGCTGCCAGGGCGGTCGCCACTCCGGCACTGGACGATTGGGTCACCAGCGTGATCAGGATGCCGATTGCCACCAGTTGCAGCCGGCCAAACAGAGTATCGGGCGGAAAATCCGTTGGTGTCACCAGGCCGCCAAACGCGTCAAGCCCGGTCTTCAGATGCTCGATGCCGATGAAAATCAGGCAGAAGCCGGCAAGAGCCTGTCCGGCCAGCGCCGTCTTGCCCTTGAAGGCGATGCGCAGAACGGCTCCCAGAAAGACGAAGGGCAGTGCAATCTGGCCGAGATCCAGCTTGAACCCGAGAATGGCAACAAGCCAGCCCGTGAGTGTGGTGCCCACATTGGCACCAAAGATGATGCCGAGTGCCTGCGGGAAGGTCAGCAAGCCGGAGGCAACGAAGCCGACGGCGGCCACAGTTGTTGCGCTCGAAGATTGCACGATGGCGGTGGTCACCGTGCCGGTCGCTGCACCGGAAAGCGGGGTCGAGGTGAAACGCGCAAGCACCTCTCGCATGCGCTGGCCAGCCAGCGCCTTGAGGCCGTCGGTGAGAAGCAGCATACCGACCAGAAAAAGCCCGACTCCGCCGAGCGCAGACAGCACGTCCAAAACCATGAATTGAGCTTAGGCGATTTGGCTCGGCGGTCAAAGGCACCGTGTCAAAACAGACCTTTTATCCAGTTGGTTTCCGAAACCTGCGCCGTTACGGCCAGACCAGATCGCCCGTGTTTTCGGCGGCATCGCCGCTGGTCACGCGTGCGCCGGAAACCCTGACCCTGCCACCGGCGACCAGCGCAAGTGCCTTGGGATAGATCTTGTGTTCCACGTCCAGAACACGGGCGCCAAGCGTTTCCGGCGTGTCCTGGTCGAGCACGGGAACGGCCCCCTGGATGATGATCGGTCCGTCATCCATTTCCGCGGAGACAAAATGCACGGTGGCGCCATGCAGCTTGACACCTTCCTCAAGCGCCCGCTCGTGGGTTGCCAGACCCTTGAAGGAGGGCAGGAGGGCCGGATGGATGTTGATCATCCGGTTCGTCCAGGCATTGACCAGGTAAGGCGTCAGGATGCGCATGAAGCCGGCGAGCGCCACCAGCTCGATCTTGTGCGCCTTCAAGACCGCGTCGACTTCGCGTTCGAAGGCTTCCCGGTCGCCGGAAAAACCGGTGTGATCGACAACCGCGGTCTGAATGCCGAACTCTGCCGCCCGTTCCAGCCCCTTGGCGTCGGGGCGATTGGACAGAACCAGCGCGATTTCAGCCGGGTAGTCCGGGGCCAGGGCAGCAGAGATCAGGGCGCCCATATTGGTGCCCCGACCGGAAATCAGGACGGCGGTCTTTTTGCGGCTCATGCGCCAAGGCCCAGGCTGCCGTCAAAGACGACCGGCGCGTCGGCACCCGGCACGATGCGGCCGATGCCGGTGACAGTTTCGCCCTGCTCTTCAAGAACACGCATGACGGCTTCCGCTTCATCTTCGGCAACAACAATCACCATGCCAATGCCGCAATTGAATGTGCGCAGCATTTCCTGTTCTGCGACGCCGCCCGTCCTGGCCAGCCAGCCGAAAACATCCGGTGCGCTAATGCGGGAGAGGTCAATCCTTGCCGAGCAGTTGTCCGGCAGTACGCGAGGCAGGTTCTCCGGCAGGCCGCCGCCGGTAATATGGGCAAGTGCCTTGATGCCGGACGTTGCCTTCAGCGCAGCCAGCAAGGGTTTTACATAAATACGGGTCGGCTCCATCAGGCATTCGCCCAGGCTTTTGCCGGGGGCGAACGGAGCTTCGTCGGACCATGTCAGGCCAGCCAGCTCGATGATCTTGCGCACCATGCTGTAGCCGTTGGAGTGAACGCCGGAAGAAGACAGGCCCAGAAGCACGTCGCCGGCGGCAACATCCTTGCGCGGCAGGATCTCGTCCCGTTCGACGGCCCCGACGGAAAACCCGGCCAGGTCATAGTCGCCTTCAACATACATGCCCGGCATTTCGGCGGTCTCGCCGCCGATCAGCGCGGCGCCCGCCAGTTTGCAGCCGTCGGCGATACCCGCTACGACATCGGTCGCCGTTTCGACATCCAGAGCGCCAGTGGCGAAATAATCGAGGAAGAACAGCGGTTCGGCACCCTGAACCACCAGATCGTTGACGCACATGGCGACGAGATCGATACCGACCGTGCGATGTTGGCCGGTTTCAATGGCGATCTTGAGTTTCGTCCCGACGCCGTCATTGGCCGCGACCAGCACCGGATCCTTGAAGCCTGCTCCCTTCAGGTCGAACAGACCGCCGAAGCCGCCAATATCGCTGTCCGCACCCGGACGGGAGGTTGCCTTGACCAGCGGCTTGATGCGGTTCACCAATTCGTTTCCGGCGTCGATATCGACCCCGGCATCGGCATAGGTCAGACCGTTGGATCCAGAGGATTCGCTCATAAGGCACTCCAAGCTGCGTGCGGTTGGCTGTGCCAACGCGGATTACAGTCTGGCGCGGCGGAACACAAGACCCAAAACCCAACGCTTTCTCTGGACTTGAAACGAACCGGACGGTAATCCCATGTCCTGAGAAGCTGTTTTGCTTCGCCTCAATTTGCCCAGGAGCACCATCGATGACCCTTCGCCGTCAGGTCCAGTTCTGGCTGGTTTCCCTCGTTGTCCTGTGCTTGTTCCTCTACGTGTTCTCAGGCGTGTTGTTGCCCTTTGTGGCCGGCATGGCCGTGGCGTATCTGCTTGATCCGGTCTGTGACAGGCTGGAAAAGCTGGGCATGGCGCGGATGTGGGCAACGCTGACCATTCTTTTCGGCTTCATCCTGATCCTGGTGCTGTTCTTCATTCTGCTATTGCCACTTCTCGGCAATCAGCTGGCCCTTTTTCTGGAACGGTTTCCGGATCTGGTGCGCAAGCTTCAGGACCTGCTGTCTCAGTATTTCCCTGCCGACCTGGCCTCCGTTGCCGGTATCAAGCCAGAGGATCTGCAGTCTTCCATGTCCGACCTGATCGGTCAGGGAGCTTCCTTTGTCGGCAAGCTGGCGCAATCCTTGTGGAGCGGCGGACAGGCCCTTCTGTCGATCCTGTCGCTCTTCGTGATCACGCCCGTCGTCGCCTTCTACCTGCTGCTCGACTGGGACCGCATGGTGG
This genomic interval from Labrenzia sp. VG12 contains the following:
- a CDS encoding ABC transporter ATP-binding protein; this translates as MVKSMDLELVAATKTYGDTIAVDAIDHKFVAGTYSCLLGPSGCGKSSTLRMIAGHESVSSGDILMGRANITDLPPARRGTAMMFQNYALFPHLNVLDNVAFSQKMKGVAKSVRLKKAHQLLQLVDMDSFGERLPGQLSGGQQQRVALARALITEPSVLLLDEPLSALDPFLRIKMRLELKKLQRELGISFVHVTHSQEEALALADDIIVMNDGRIEQSGSPRDIFNAPATEFVARFIGGHNVLQQQGTAVALRADRLTVKKADADTKALLTASVRDVEYLGATVNLALDAGGAGDLTAALSDQTFFEDPIEIGATVFLSWKPEDAHELAA
- a CDS encoding GntR family transcriptional regulator, producing the protein MTKAELDHRSRLHEVFALPDGRALDICLKLQAAILEHRLAPGLKLSEDEVGEIYGVSRTVVRAALQALAHSGLVAIRKNRGAFIAKPSIREAHEVFQARALIEPAVARLAAEAITEAQLEILKQHLDAEHAALQAGDMGKALFLSGSFHTEIANIADHRIYSGMVRSLISRSSLIIALYWKRSDTACESHSHHALIDAFEKRDGLAAENIQKSHIIDLHSGLDLREKQPAGASLSEALKG
- a CDS encoding transposase, translated to MPDRTVKEVLLAVLTGGEASDYSTVPALLDMPCRKPRLFLADKGYDGDAVRQRLLLAGICPIILPKANRRCKLLATSGPIKTGAGLSECSTRSNSSVGSPPDTKKQSVLRRVPQSRSSTHLVTRLCQQNLEEAPR
- a CDS encoding DUF808 domain-containing protein; translated protein: MSGLLALLDDVAGIAKVAAASVDDVVGQAAKAGAKAAGAVIDDAAVTPKYVAGFSPARELPIVWKIAKGSLKNKLLFLLPVGLLLNSFLPWIITPLLMIGGAYLCFEGAEKVYHIFVPHHHDADEPEGFVPDPTHLEKEKVAGAIKTDFILSAEIMTIALAEIPDGSIWMEAATLAVVAIGITVMVYGSVALIVKADDFGLHLSKEGHFSATRAIGLGIVKAMPGFMKILMIVGTAAMLWVGGSIVLHGADILGFGLLYNIIHDIAHGAAHALQVAEGFVTWAVTAALDGVFGLVLGLALIPVTAKIILPVASMFKKDKAGAGGH
- a CDS encoding amidohydrolase family protein translates to MTTDPNRRGPVRALLTGIVVTCLASPVAAHDEPIGDAVKDLPLFDAHMHYKEPAWAPYPVKSVIELMDRNGVAMALVSSTPDEGTIRLWEHAPNRIVPELRPYHGGFGSGNWTKMDGMDAYLEGRLAQYPHEGIGEFHIHRLDTSDEALFRKIIGLARDRGIYLHVHSGPEPVRWLYSLDPDVKIIWAHAGLSTPAPQVHELMAAYPGLLADTSLREWDIAGDGRSLDPAWAEIIFDFQDRLMIGSDTWVNAQWDRYDEIMASNRAWLALLPRSVAEKIAYKNAERAFGRTVSTKQIGTR
- a CDS encoding Na/Pi cotransporter family protein, whose amino-acid sequence is MVLDVLSALGGVGLFLVGMLLLTDGLKALAGQRMREVLARFTSTPLSGAATGTVTTAIVQSSSATTVAAVGFVASGLLTFPQALGIIFGANVGTTLTGWLVAILGFKLDLGQIALPFVFLGAVLRIAFKGKTALAGQALAGFCLIFIGIEHLKTGLDAFGGLVTPTDFPPDTLFGRLQLVAIGILITLVTQSSSAGVATALAALGAGAISFPQAAALVIGMDVGTTFTAVLATLGGGTMAKRTGFAHVIYNLMTGLMALALLTPFSVVARPLIDGGDPQIALVAFHSVFNLTGVVLILPFARPFARLLEWIVPAKGAPLTRALDPLLLEDPRTATDLVRQTVDGLRDATIGLLRTRLNSAAEPREETEPGALAKAIADTRAYLDRIPVFQKDAAHERQVRALYHSLDHLGRLLYRCSQQDRILELSRDHRLLRLSGLLRRTIEQSNAHDAPPPDPVACEELLDRLRVLMRRQRRRQRDLLIARAAAKTLAAETIWLKLYALRWLHRVSYHLWRLQVYSNVLHSETQAVITVEEETRIDEDQE
- the purN gene encoding phosphoribosylglycinamide formyltransferase, translated to MSRKKTAVLISGRGTNMGALISAALAPDYPAEIALVLSNRPDAKGLERAAEFGIQTAVVDHTGFSGDREAFEREVDAVLKAHKIELVALAGFMRILTPYLVNAWTNRMINIHPALLPSFKGLATHERALEEGVKLHGATVHFVSAEMDDGPIIIQGAVPVLDQDTPETLGARVLDVEHKIYPKALALVAGGRVRVSGARVTSGDAAENTGDLVWP
- the purM gene encoding phosphoribosylformylglycinamidine cyclo-ligase, with translation MSESSGSNGLTYADAGVDIDAGNELVNRIKPLVKATSRPGADSDIGGFGGLFDLKGAGFKDPVLVAANDGVGTKLKIAIETGQHRTVGIDLVAMCVNDLVVQGAEPLFFLDYFATGALDVETATDVVAGIADGCKLAGAALIGGETAEMPGMYVEGDYDLAGFSVGAVERDEILPRKDVAAGDVLLGLSSSGVHSNGYSMVRKIIELAGLTWSDEAPFAPGKSLGECLMEPTRIYVKPLLAALKATSGIKALAHITGGGLPENLPRVLPDNCSARIDLSRISAPDVFGWLARTGGVAEQEMLRTFNCGIGMVIVVAEDEAEAVMRVLEEQGETVTGIGRIVPGADAPVVFDGSLGLGA